In Lysobacter firmicutimachus, one genomic interval encodes:
- a CDS encoding xanthine dehydrogenase family protein molybdopterin-binding subunit, whose amino-acid sequence MPARLSRRDFLKSSLVAGIAVYVAAPGSDVLAALFERERLRPPPWDPARGRLRYRTDATAKVAGEKLFSYDIRSRDLPGWPAQQAHAMLLRATRADRVYQGFDLSALEAGLQPDRVVAAADLTRDGVALPPFYGEDMLLPPGKTPAYLGQAVALLIWHDFARFRAAKTRLKFRDDLIRWGAQTGPIEREPWASFRYVRVGGATAFDDDAYSSLKDTPLFPAGYRKQLPQWPAADAAGKLDAQGMAHAEAIEAELNAAGAGKQVFEREYFSQSIDTAAMEPDNGNGWFDAATGTVHAVSATQSPNEVAEDGARMLAASRFAAKALVLHPCYTVGYGSKDHNPFPFYALMAALYGDGRPVRLANDRYEQFQSSLKRHSFRMHYRLKLDRASGRFEVFQGRMQGDGGGRRNFSPSVCLVAATAAQSIYYFPRSDLASTVIASRALDAGSARGYGTLQSMGATEMLVDEIAAELGLDPIELRLRNVFDTGMKNTQGAIPGGVQRAGEVLRKARMHPLWTQRAARKREYEAAHPGHRYGVGFGCVQKDYGTGAEAAFAEVALGRDGRIVLRHIGIEMGTGMASSQAALCAPWLGRPADEVRTGETAWPELPMVATDDPWLMSQATQDAHAGDPRWTPNYASPSSASNSAYFFGHATREAARQVFVQGLWPAALALWRRGYGGGQLAPLSVRREDARWIEGRLTAAGLQPLALPELAAAAYELGLATGAVVHTFNRWQWAEAEFALSGDEARLPLDGLALRWGDGAGTGPGAPTANGYRMLQRRRVHYPPTQRNNAGVVYYSVVGTLAEVAVDTATGRVELLNHHSIMECGTPIVPELVSGQLQGGLAMGIGHALHEYLPLYEDGPGNGTWNFNRYALPRARDVAVWKQTGEMLPPLSDSDPPKGIAEVTMIAVVPAIANAFAHATGRRVRELPITPDKVLAALAQDDAAGAGATLAPESRA is encoded by the coding sequence ATGCCCGCTCGCCTGAGTCGTCGCGACTTCCTCAAGTCCAGTCTGGTCGCCGGCATCGCCGTGTACGTCGCCGCTCCCGGCAGCGACGTCCTCGCCGCCCTGTTCGAACGCGAACGCCTCCGCCCGCCGCCGTGGGATCCGGCGCGCGGCCGCTTGCGCTACCGCACCGACGCCACCGCGAAGGTCGCCGGCGAAAAGCTCTTCAGCTACGACATCCGCAGCCGCGACCTGCCGGGTTGGCCAGCGCAGCAAGCGCACGCGATGCTGCTGCGCGCGACCCGCGCCGACCGTGTCTACCAGGGCTTCGATCTGTCGGCGCTCGAGGCCGGCCTGCAGCCCGACCGCGTCGTCGCCGCCGCCGATCTGACCCGCGACGGCGTCGCCCTGCCGCCGTTCTACGGCGAGGACATGCTGTTGCCGCCGGGCAAGACCCCGGCCTACCTCGGCCAGGCCGTCGCCCTGCTGATCTGGCACGACTTCGCCCGCTTCCGCGCGGCCAAGACCCGGCTCAAGTTCCGCGACGACCTGATCCGCTGGGGCGCGCAGACCGGCCCGATCGAACGCGAGCCCTGGGCCAGCTTCCGCTACGTGCGCGTCGGCGGCGCTACCGCGTTCGACGACGATGCCTATTCCAGCCTCAAGGACACGCCGCTGTTCCCGGCCGGCTATCGCAAGCAACTGCCGCAGTGGCCCGCGGCCGACGCGGCCGGCAAGCTCGACGCCCAGGGCATGGCCCATGCCGAGGCGATCGAGGCCGAACTCAATGCGGCCGGCGCCGGCAAGCAGGTGTTCGAACGCGAGTACTTCTCGCAGTCGATCGACACCGCGGCGATGGAGCCGGACAACGGCAACGGCTGGTTCGACGCCGCGACCGGCACTGTGCACGCGGTGTCGGCGACGCAGTCGCCGAACGAAGTCGCCGAGGACGGCGCGCGCATGCTCGCCGCCAGCCGGTTCGCGGCGAAGGCGCTGGTGCTGCATCCCTGCTACACCGTCGGCTACGGTTCCAAGGACCACAACCCGTTCCCGTTCTACGCGCTGATGGCGGCGCTGTACGGCGATGGCCGACCGGTGCGGCTGGCCAACGATCGCTACGAGCAGTTCCAGTCCAGCCTCAAGCGGCACAGCTTCCGCATGCATTACCGGCTCAAGCTGGATCGCGCCAGCGGCCGCTTCGAAGTCTTCCAGGGCCGCATGCAGGGCGACGGCGGCGGCCGGCGCAATTTCTCGCCTTCGGTGTGCCTGGTCGCGGCGACCGCGGCGCAATCGATCTACTACTTTCCGCGCAGCGACCTGGCCAGCACGGTGATCGCCTCGCGCGCGCTCGACGCCGGTTCGGCGCGCGGCTACGGGACCCTGCAGAGCATGGGCGCGACCGAAATGCTGGTCGACGAGATCGCCGCCGAACTCGGCCTGGACCCGATCGAACTGCGCCTGCGCAACGTGTTCGACACCGGCATGAAGAACACCCAGGGCGCGATTCCCGGCGGCGTGCAGCGCGCCGGCGAGGTGCTGCGCAAGGCGCGCATGCACCCGCTGTGGACCCAGCGCGCCGCGCGCAAGCGCGAGTACGAAGCGGCCCATCCCGGCCATCGCTATGGGGTCGGCTTCGGCTGCGTGCAGAAGGACTACGGCACCGGCGCCGAGGCCGCGTTCGCCGAAGTCGCGCTGGGGCGCGACGGCCGCATCGTCCTGCGCCACATCGGCATCGAGATGGGCACCGGCATGGCCAGCAGCCAGGCCGCGCTGTGCGCGCCGTGGCTGGGGCGACCCGCCGACGAGGTCCGCACCGGCGAAACCGCGTGGCCGGAGCTGCCGATGGTCGCCACCGACGATCCCTGGCTGATGTCGCAGGCGACCCAGGACGCGCATGCCGGCGATCCGCGCTGGACGCCGAATTACGCCAGTCCCAGCAGCGCCAGCAACTCGGCCTACTTCTTCGGCCACGCCACCCGCGAGGCGGCGCGGCAGGTATTCGTGCAAGGCCTGTGGCCGGCGGCGTTGGCGCTGTGGCGCCGCGGCTACGGCGGCGGCCAGCTCGCGCCGCTGTCGGTGCGGCGCGAGGACGCGCGCTGGATCGAAGGCCGCCTGACCGCAGCCGGCCTGCAACCGCTGGCCCTGCCCGAACTCGCCGCTGCGGCCTACGAACTGGGCCTGGCGACCGGCGCAGTGGTGCATACCTTCAATCGCTGGCAATGGGCCGAAGCCGAATTCGCCCTGTCCGGCGACGAGGCGCGGCTGCCGCTCGACGGCCTCGCCTTGCGCTGGGGCGATGGCGCCGGCACCGGGCCGGGCGCGCCGACCGCGAACGGCTATCGCATGCTGCAACGGCGCCGGGTGCACTACCCGCCGACCCAGCGCAACAACGCCGGCGTGGTCTACTACAGCGTGGTCGGCACCCTGGCCGAAGTCGCGGTGGATACCGCGACCGGTCGCGTCGAGTTGCTCAACCATCACTCGATCATGGAATGCGGCACGCCGATCGTGCCCGAACTGGTGTCGGGCCAGTTGCAGGGCGGCCTGGCGATGGGCATCGGCCATGCCCTACACGAGTATCTGCCGTTGTACGAGGACGGCCCCGGCAACGGCACCTGGAATTTCAACCGCTACGCCCTGCCGCGGGCACGCGACGTCGCGGTGTGGAAACAAACCGGCGAAATGCTGCCGCCGCTGTCGGACAGCGATCCGCCCAAGGGCATCGCCGAGGTCACGATGATCGCGGTGGTGCCGGCGATCGCCAACGCCTTCGCGCACGCCACCGGCCGGCGCGTGCGGGAGCTGCCGATCACGCCGGACAAAGTCCTGGCCGCGCTGGCGCAGGACGATGCGGCCGGCGCCGGCGCCACCCTCGCCCCGGAGAGCCGCGCATGA
- a CDS encoding (2Fe-2S)-binding protein — protein MSADADTQGLRSRPLRLTVNGRAYGPVEVPDDMMLIDVLHEYLGLTGTRFGCGQGVCRACTVIVDDERGPREVRSCITGAHYFHGKRIRTVEGHARRDDGGRIVELSPVQQAFLDHFSFQCGYCTPGFVNAATVLLERLRQRPVARAQLEDAITEALNPHLCRCTGYVRYYEAVRQLALDTPGLVSDAEPKERGS, from the coding sequence ATGAGCGCCGACGCCGATACCCAGGGGCTGCGCAGCCGCCCGCTGCGCCTGACCGTCAACGGCCGCGCCTACGGCCCGGTCGAGGTCCCCGACGACATGATGCTGATCGACGTGCTGCACGAGTACCTCGGCCTGACCGGCACCCGCTTCGGTTGCGGCCAGGGCGTCTGCCGCGCCTGTACCGTAATCGTCGACGACGAGCGCGGCCCGCGCGAAGTGCGCAGCTGCATCACCGGCGCGCACTACTTCCACGGCAAGCGCATCCGCACCGTCGAAGGCCATGCGCGCCGCGACGACGGCGGCCGCATCGTCGAGCTCTCGCCGGTGCAGCAGGCCTTCCTCGATCACTTCAGTTTCCAGTGCGGCTACTGCACGCCGGGCTTCGTCAACGCCGCGACCGTGCTGCTGGAACGGCTGCGCCAGCGGCCGGTAGCGCGCGCCCAGCTGGAAGACGCCATCACCGAAGCCTTGAACCCTCACCTGTGCCGCTGCACCGGTTACGTGCGCTATTACGAGGCGGTGCGGCAACTGGCCCTGGATACGCCAGGGTTGGTGAGCGATGCGGAACCGAAGGAGCGCGGATCATGA
- a CDS encoding c-type cytochrome yields the protein MSRRNRRRPLRLLLWLALIAAALWLIGWAWSWWAQRGPVQTVHASAAQIERGRYLAAAADCAACHTADGGAPFAGGVPLASPFGVIHGTNITPDPDTGIGRYTADDFHHALTRGEARDGHQLYPAMPYVSYRDIARADSDAIYAYLMTRTPVRQANLRNGVGFPFNLRSGIHAWNGLFAGARATPASQGQSAQWKRGRYLVETLGHCGECHSPRGWLGQIDRDRPLQGNADLGRFAAPDLTPHGLAARGWDRAALREYLATGRAAQAVASDEMLKVVDLSTRHLRNEDVDAIATYLTGDRAAPALALAAPAEPPAPSPAYDRYLALCAGCHGRDGDGVPHVAPALRGNSGLRDPRAHNLIVAILDGLPEHVLPGMERMQEMPGFGEELDDAQVAELAQWLRNRYGGRNDAVAAQQVRDLRESRAAHR from the coding sequence ATGAGCCGGCGCAACCGCAGGCGGCCGTTGCGGCTGTTGCTGTGGCTGGCGCTGATCGCCGCGGCACTCTGGCTGATCGGCTGGGCATGGTCCTGGTGGGCGCAACGGGGCCCGGTGCAGACCGTCCACGCCAGCGCCGCGCAGATCGAGCGCGGCCGCTACCTCGCCGCGGCCGCCGACTGCGCCGCCTGCCACACCGCCGACGGCGGCGCGCCGTTCGCGGGCGGCGTGCCGCTGGCCTCGCCGTTCGGGGTCATCCACGGCACCAACATCACCCCCGACCCGGATACCGGCATCGGCCGCTACACCGCCGACGACTTCCACCACGCGCTGACCCGCGGCGAAGCGCGCGACGGCCACCAGCTGTATCCGGCCATGCCCTATGTGTCCTATCGCGATATCGCCCGCGCCGACAGCGACGCGATCTACGCCTATCTGATGACCCGCACGCCGGTCAGGCAGGCCAACCTGCGCAACGGAGTCGGTTTTCCGTTCAACCTCCGCAGCGGCATCCACGCCTGGAACGGGCTGTTCGCCGGCGCGCGGGCCACGCCGGCCTCGCAAGGACAGTCCGCGCAATGGAAACGCGGCCGGTACTTGGTCGAAACCCTCGGCCATTGCGGCGAATGCCACAGTCCGCGCGGCTGGCTGGGCCAGATCGACCGCGACCGGCCCTTGCAGGGCAATGCCGACCTGGGTCGTTTCGCCGCGCCCGACCTGACCCCGCACGGCCTGGCCGCGCGCGGCTGGGATCGCGCCGCGCTGCGCGAGTACCTCGCCACCGGCCGCGCCGCACAGGCGGTGGCGTCCGACGAGATGCTCAAGGTGGTCGACCTGTCCACTCGTCATTTGCGCAACGAGGACGTGGATGCGATCGCGACCTACCTGACCGGCGATCGCGCCGCGCCCGCGCTGGCACTGGCCGCGCCGGCCGAACCGCCCGCGCCATCGCCGGCCTACGATCGCTATCTGGCGCTGTGCGCGGGCTGCCATGGCCGCGACGGCGACGGCGTGCCGCATGTCGCGCCGGCCTTGCGCGGCAACAGCGGCCTGCGCGATCCACGGGCGCACAACCTGATCGTCGCCATTCTCGACGGCCTGCCCGAGCACGTCCTGCCTGGGATGGAACGCATGCAGGAGATGCCCGGCTTCGGCGAAGAACTCGACGATGCGCAAGTCGCCGAACTCGCGCAGTGGCTGCGCAACCGCTACGGCGGCCGCAACGACGCCGTCGCCGCGCAACAGGTGCGCGACCTGCGCGAAAGCCGCGCCGCGCACCGCTGA